In the Quercus lobata isolate SW786 chromosome 5, ValleyOak3.0 Primary Assembly, whole genome shotgun sequence genome, one interval contains:
- the LOC115989847 gene encoding uncharacterized protein LOC115989847, which translates to MGLHKDTHDISIVFRAPQQLVGTQVFYNSIPLQCDNDANIMWGVIKRAGQFIGSDLYVTVHTVGFNVDGGSQYGSRVGEQESVPVTVVHPSVTPETSLPYNCQPWNGVAMDNTEDAEVLGSIHTHEDEGYTHRNEDIQTYLDEATEMDETRDVYEEFIDNDGPVENPELLDELQPENNLNPNPEWFTSNTWDDINDPSPSLETGLLSWRPGDEPSKGMLFNNKAAVQHALTMFSVGLNKKFKYMKSDPERLVVTCVDDACLWSIRAIYSKRHKLWMITTSKGPHTCSTLQVDHDGRMMDSKFIAITLESYVREDISRTVATLRSVLHAKHGHWASHYKVWDAKQKAVAAIYGGFDESYAELPRFLAALKDADPTTVTQLKCDHRSVPGTCTFNCAFWAFGPCIEGFKYCRPVISIDATHLYGKYKGKLLIAMATDANNEVYPLAFAVVESESKETWGWFLACLKRYVTDRTNLCIISDRHSGIKACFDDTRMTWLQPPQAHHRYCLRHVVSNVNTKWKIPELKNMVWRAASANQVRKFQATLDLIRNVKPAAHRYLENENKEKWTLAHDGGRRYGAMTTNLSECFNGVLKGARSLPITAMVRYTFFKVNSYFDARRNLALQQLEAGQEWCKYAMEKFEKNQAKAKDHMVTRMCTQARLYQVDTPGNPLGNGGGQHTHRVDLRGMTCTCGKWEAYKMPCSHVIAICAKYKHDAQQFIDPCYSVSHRFHSYEPVFQPLKDRLAWPDPEETRVVMPNLHLIRNKGRPKSTRIRNEMDENDRELPTSLWIENGPKSRCGLCRQEGHNRRICPTRNAESTSGGAAS; encoded by the coding sequence ATGGGGTTACACAAGGATACCCACGACATCTCCATTGTATTTCGGGCTCCGCAGCAACTAGTAGGTACCCAAGTGTTCTACAATTCAATTCCGTTACAATGCGACAATGATGCAAATATAATGTGGGGAGTGATAAAGCGGGCAGGGCAATTCATAGGTTCTGACTTGTATGTAACTGTCCACACTGTTGGGTTCAATGTCGACGGGGGTTCGCAATATGGGAGTAGAGTTGGAGAGCAAGAATCAGTTCCTGTAACCGTTGTGCACCCGTCAGTTACACCCGAGACATCTTTGCCCTACAACTGTCAACCATGGAATGGGGTTGCTATGGACAATACTGAAGACGCCGAAGTGTTAGGGTCTATCCATACCCATGAGGATGAAGGATATACTCACCGAAATGAAGATATCCAAACCTACTTGGACGAGGCAACCGAAATGGATGAGACTCGAGATGTGTATGAGGAGTTCATTGATAACGATGGACCGGTAGAGAATCCAGAATTGTTAGATGAACTACAACCAGAAAATAATCTAAACCCTAACCCCGAATGGTTCACGTCAAACACATGGGATGACATTAATGACCCATCACCTTCCCTGGAAACAGGTCTGCTGAGTTGGCGACCGGGGGACGAACCGAGCAAGGGGATGCTATTCAATAATAAAGCTGCGGTTCAGCACGCGCTAACCATGTTCTCCGTTGggctcaataaaaaatttaagtacatgaaGTCAGACCCCGAGAGACTGGTTGTAACGTGTGTAGACGATGCATGTCTATGGTCAATTCGAGCTATCTACAGCAAAAGGCACAAGCTGTGGATGATCACAACATCTAAGGGTCCCCACACTTGCTCGACACTCCAAGTGGATCATGATGGAAGGATGATGGATTCAAAGTTCATTGCCATCACACTTGAGTCATACGTACGGGAAGACATTTCAAGAACAGTAGCAACCCTACGTAGTGTTCTTCATGCGAAGCACGGCCATTGGGCGTCTCACTATAAGGTTTGGGATGCAAAACAGAAAGCCGTTGCAGCCATCTACGGTGGTTTCGATGAGTCATATGCAGAATTGCCTCGGTTCCTGGCAGCGTTAAAAGATGCAGATCCAACCACAGTGACACAGTTGAAGTGCGACCACCGTAGTGTGCCGGGAACTTGCACATTTAACTGTGCCTTTTGGGCTTTTGGTCCGTGTATAGAAGGGTTCAAGTATTGTAGGCCGGTGATAAGCATCGATGCAACGCACCTCTATGGCAAGTACAAGGGGAAGTTGTTGATAGCAATGGCAACGGATGCTAACAACGAGGTTTATCCACTCGCGTTTGCCGTTGTTGAGAGTGAGAGCAAGGAGACATGGGGATGGTTCTTGGCATGCCTGAAACGATATGTTACGGACCGGACAAATCTTTGCATCATCTCTGACCGACATTCGGGTATAAAAGCTTGCTTTGATGACACAAGGATGACTTGGTTGCAGCCTCCCCAGGCCCATCACCGGTATTGCCTCCGCCATGTAGTTAGCAATGTGAACACAAAATGGAAAATTCCGGAGTTGAAGAACATGGTATGGAGGGCCGCAAGCGCGAATCAAGTTAGAAAGTTTCAAGCCACATTGGATTTAATTCGCAATGTCAAACCGGCTGCACACAGGTActtggaaaatgaaaacaaagaaaagtggACACTTGCACACGACGGAGGGCGTCGATACGGAGCAATGACAACCAACCTATCGGAGTGTTTTAATGGAGTACTGAAAGGTGCACGCAGCTTGCCAATCACGGCAATGGTGAGGTACACCTTCTTCAAAGTGAACTCCTACTTTGACGCTCGTCGTAATCTCGCTCTACAGCAATTGGAAGCGGGTCAAGAATGGTGCAAGTATGCCATGGAGAAGTTCGAAAAAAACCAAGCGAAGGCAAAGGACCATATGGTGACACGGATGTGCACACAAGCACGGTTATATCAGGTTGACACACCGGGTAATCCTCTAGGTAATGGGGGCGGACAACACACGCACAGGGTTGATCTTCGGGGTATGACATGCACATGTGGAAAATGGGAAGCATACAAGATGCCGTGTTCACACGTAATAGCAATTTGTGCTAAGTATAAGCACGATGCGCAGCAGTTTATTGATCCTTGCTATAGCGTGAGTCATAGGTTCCATAGCTATGAACCGGTATTCCAACCGTTGAAAGACAGATTAGCATGGCCGGATCCTGAAGAAACTAGAGTAGTGATGCCCAATCTGCACCTGATCCGGAACAAAGGTCGGCCAAAGTCCACACGAATCCGCAATGAGATGGACGAGAATGATAGGGAGTTGCCGACCTCCCTATGGATCGAGAATGGACCCAAGTCAAGATGTGGGTTGTGTCGCCAAGAGGGGCACAACCGTAGAATATGTCCTACTCGAAATGCGGAGTCAACTAGCGGTGGAGCTGCATCATAG